In Triticum urartu cultivar G1812 chromosome 6, Tu2.1, whole genome shotgun sequence, the following proteins share a genomic window:
- the LOC125514558 gene encoding probable glutathione S-transferase GSTU6 — protein sequence MAGGDDLKLLGAWPSPFVTRVKLALAFKGVSYEDVEENLYNKSELLLKSNPVHKKIPVLIHNGAPVCESMIIVQYIDGVFTGTGPSLLPVDPYERAVARFWVAYVDDKLVAPWRQWLKGKTEEKSEGKKQAFAAVEVLEGALRECSKGGGFFGGDGVGLVDVALGGVLSWMKVTEVLSGDKIFDAAKTPLLAAWVEHFSGLDAAKAALPDVGRLLEFAKAREVAAAASN from the exons ATGGCCGGAGGAGATGACCTCAAGCTGCTCGGCGCATGGCCAAGCCCGTTTGTTACCAGGGTGAAGCTGGCGCTCGCCTTCAAGGGCGTGAGCTACGAGGACGTGGAGGAGAACCTGTACAACAAGAGCGAGCTTCTCCTCAAGTCCAACCCGGTGCACAAGAAGATACCCGTGCTCATCCACAACGGCGCCCCGGTCTGCGAGTCCATGATCATTGTGCAGTACATCGACGGCGTGTTCACCGGCACCGGCCCGTCGCTTCTGCCCGTGGACCCCTACGAACGCGCCGTTGCTCGCTTCTGGGTGGCCTACGTTGACGACAAG CTGGTAGCCCCATGGAGGCAGTGGTTGAAGGGCAAGACAGAGGAGAAATCCGAGGGAAAGAAGCAGGCGTTCGCGGCGGTGGAGGTCCTGGAAGGGGCCCTGAGGGAGTGCTCCAAGGGAGGGGGCTTCTTCGGCGGGGACGGCGTCGGGCTCGTCGACGTTGCGCTGGGAGGCGTGCTGTCGTGGATGAAGGTAACCGAGGTGCTGTCCGGTGACAAGATCTTCGACGCTGCCAAGACCCCGCTCCTGGCCGCGTGGGTGGAGCACTTCAGCGGGCTCGACGCGGCCAAGGCAGCCCTGCCGGACGTGGGCAGGCTGCTTGAGTTCGCCAAGGCACGAGAGGTTGCCGCTGCAGCGTCTAACTGA